One Fusobacterium ulcerans DNA segment encodes these proteins:
- a CDS encoding YaiI/YqxD family protein, which translates to MKILIDADACPVVDLTIETGKKFGIKTVIFCDEAHKIDKAGAETIYVSQGNDSVDFVLLRSTEANDIVVTQDFGLASMILAKKAAALNQNGLIYNQFNIDQLLFTRHISKKIRNNGGRTKGPKKREKSDDENFEKSLISLLKKSEGIR; encoded by the coding sequence ATGAAAATTTTAATAGATGCAGATGCCTGTCCTGTAGTAGATTTAACTATAGAAACAGGTAAAAAATTTGGTATAAAAACTGTTATATTTTGTGATGAAGCTCATAAAATAGATAAAGCTGGAGCTGAAACCATCTACGTTTCTCAAGGAAATGATTCAGTGGATTTTGTTCTTTTAAGGAGTACAGAGGCAAATGATATAGTAGTCACTCAAGATTTTGGACTGGCCTCAATGATACTTGCCAAGAAAGCTGCTGCTCTCAATCAAAATGGTTTAATCTACAATCAATTTAACATTGATCAACTGCTTTTTACCAGACACATATCAAAGAAAATAAGAAACAATGGGGGAAGGACAAAAGGTCCTAAAAAAAGAGAAAAAAGCGATGATGAAAACTTTGAAAAAAGTCTCATAAGTCTTTTGAAAAAATCGGAGGGGATCAGATGA
- a CDS encoding YbjQ family protein, producing the protein MLITTTENLIGYDIEEYIGYISETVTFGINDFKEFFLIADSIGGESSIYRETLEKAKEILNNRLEEKAKSLGANAIIGLRVTYSEMAGRGKSMLLLSGTGTAVAVEIKEEFIEKMEKRKKQIEEIKEKGKEYKKLQEKVLISRALYKKTFFQLNVEYYNEASEDKKREIIEVLNTKEEVISKREEYKNKDTLMLMLLKDGKDIFAEIELYNRSNKTLYK; encoded by the coding sequence ATGCTTATAACGACAACAGAAAACTTAATAGGCTATGACATAGAAGAATATATAGGTTATATATCTGAAACTGTAACTTTTGGAATAAATGATTTTAAAGAATTTTTTTTAATTGCAGATTCTATTGGGGGAGAATCAAGTATATATCGGGAAACTTTAGAAAAAGCAAAAGAGATATTAAATAATAGATTAGAAGAAAAAGCAAAATCCTTAGGTGCTAATGCTATAATAGGACTTAGAGTTACTTATTCAGAAATGGCAGGAAGAGGTAAAAGTATGCTTCTTCTTTCTGGAACAGGAACAGCTGTTGCAGTTGAAATAAAAGAAGAATTTATAGAAAAAATGGAAAAAAGAAAAAAACAAATAGAGGAAATAAAAGAAAAAGGAAAAGAATATAAAAAACTTCAAGAAAAAGTCCTTATTAGTAGAGCTTTGTATAAAAAAACTTTTTTTCAATTAAATGTTGAATACTATAATGAAGCATCAGAAGATAAGAAAAGAGAAATTATAGAGGTATTAAATACAAAAGAAGAGGTTATTAGCAAAAGAGAAGAGTATAAAAATAAAGATACCCTTATGCTTATGTTATTAAAAGATGGTAAAGACATTTTTGCAGAAATAGAATTATATAACAGATCCAATAAAACTCTCTATAAATAA